A single Penaeus vannamei isolate JL-2024 chromosome 22, ASM4276789v1, whole genome shotgun sequence DNA region contains:
- the LOC113830523 gene encoding uncharacterized protein, which produces MKLLVISVLAVTAVAAPQGYSLTEPRGASLSGDRGHAAVGDAFAGVRDGEIESSLITDISSGSKPSESEADAGFPLTAGLATESESSVGVVETAGHSSSIVTGITSDGIAECQEGEVRHVDGSCVLPKITRKVFVVSVPKQEQERADSIPDLPPPRVEHNILFVRLPKGGFGPEPIVVPPPRQENIIYVLSKQGDQTQRVIEVPAHPPSEPEIYFVNYDEGDNPTLPGGLDLQTALGSAVVSGGQRLGTNTASRAAIEDHSNVGESSSTEVDVSEDFHSGLFVSEAGRAASTGTSADNTGDSPSGLYGSP; this is translated from the exons ATGAAGCTCCTG GTGATCTCAGTGCTTGCCGTTACGGCGGTTGCGGCGCCTCAAGGGTACAGTCTCACTGAACCCAGGGGAGCTAGTCTTTCAGGAGACAGAGGACACGCTGCTGTTGGTGATGCCTTTGCAGGTGttagagatggagaaatagaatcCTCACTTATCACTGATATTTCCTCTGGTAGCAAACCCTCAGAATCTGAAGCAGATGCTGGTTTTCCATTGACTGCTGGCCTCGCTACTGAATCTGAATCTTCTGTAGGTGTAGTTGAAACTGCAGGTCACTCTTCCTCTATCGTCACTGGAATCACTTCTGATGGGATCGCCGAGTGCCAGGAGGGAGAGGTTCGGCATGTAGATGGCTCCTGCGTCCTTCCAAAAATCACAAGGAAAGTCTTTGTTGTTTCCGTTCCAAAACAGGAACAGGAACGCGCAGACTCTATTCCAGACCTTCCTCCACCAAGAGTAGAACACAATATTCTCTTTGTACGTCTACCCAAAGGAGGATTTGGCCCAGAACCCATTGTTGTTCCTCCACCAAGGCAAGAAAACATCATCTACGTCCTTAGCAAGCAAGGAGATCAAACCCAGCGCGTGATCGAGGTACCAGCTCATCCTCCTTCTGAACCAGAGATTTACTTCGTTAACTATGATGAAGGAGATAACCCAACGCTGCCCGGAGGTCTAGATCTGCAGACTGCTCTTGGTTCGGCAGTAGTTTCTGGTGGGCAACGCTTGGGTACCAACACTGCCTCTAGGGCAGCAATTGAGGATCACAGCAACGTTGGAGAGAGCAGCAGCACTGAAGTAGATGTTAGTGAAGACTTCCACTCAGGATTATTTGTTTCTGAAGCTGGAAGAGCTGCATCCACTGGCACAAGCGCAGACAACACTGGAGACAGTCCATCCGGTCTTTACGGTAGTCCGTGA
- the LOC113830526 gene encoding uncharacterized protein translates to MKLLVISVLAVTAVAAPQGYSLTEPRGASLSGDRGHAAVGDAFAGVRGGEIESSLITDISADSKPSESGADAGFPLTTGLATESESSVGVVETAGHSSITATGITSDGIAECQEGEVRHVDGSCVLPKITRKVFVVSVPKQEQERADSVPDLPPPRVEHNILFVRLPKGGFGPEPIVVPPPRQENIIYVLSKQGDQTQRVIEVPAHPPSEPEIYFVNYDEGDNPTLPGGLDLQTALGSAVVSGGQRLGTNTASRAAIEDHSNVGESSSTEVDVSEDFHSGLFVSEAGRAASTGTSADNTGDSPSGLYGTP, encoded by the exons ATGAAGCTCCTG GTGATCTCAGTGCTTGCCGTTACGGCGGTTGCGGCGCCTCAAGGGTACAGTCTCACTGAGCCCAGGGGAGCTAGTCTTTCAGGAGACAGAGGACACGCTGCTGTTGGTGATGCCTTTGCAGGTGTTAGAGGTGGAGAAATAGAATCCTCACTTATCACTGATATTTCCGCTGATAGCAAACCCTCAGAATCTGGAGCAGATGCTGGTTTTCCATTGACTACTGGCCTCGCTACTGAATCTGAATCCTCTGTAGGTGTAGTTGAAACTGCAGGTCACTCTTCCATTACCGCCACTGGAATCACTTCTGATGGGATCGCCGAGTGCCAGGAGGGAGAGGTTCGGCATGTAGATGGCTCCTGCGTCCTTCCAAAAATCACAAGGAAAGTCTTTGTTGTTTCCGTTCCAAAACAGGAACAGGAACGCGCAGACTCTGTTCCAGACCTTCCTCCACCAAGAGTAGAACACAATATTCTCTTTGTACGTCTACCTAAAGGAGGATTTGGCCCAGAACCCATTGTTGTTCCTCCACCAAGGCAAGAAAACATCATCTACGTCCTTAGCAAGCAAGGAGATCAAACCCAGCGCGTGATCGAGGTACCAGCTCATCCTCCTTCTGAACCAGAGATTTACTTCGTTAACTATGATGAAGGAGATAACCCAACGCTGCCCGGAGGTCTAGATCTGCAGACTGCTCTTGGTTCGGCAGTAGTTTCTGGTGGGCAACGCTTGGGTACCAACACTGCCTCTAGGGCAGCAATTGAGGATCACAGCAACGTTGGAGAGAGCAGCAGCACTGAAGTAGATGTTAGTGAAGACTTCCACTCAGGATTATTTGTTTCTGAAGCTGGAAGAGCTGCATCCACTGGCACAAGCGCAGACAACACTGGAGACAGTCCATCCGGTCTTTACGGTACTCCGTGA
- the LOC113830524 gene encoding uncharacterized protein gives MKLLVISVLAVTAVAAPQGYSLTEPRGASLSGDRGHAAVGDAFAGVRGGEIESSLITDISADSKPSESVADAGFPLTAGLATESESSVGVVETAGHSSSTATEITSDGIAECQEGEVRHVDGSCVLPKIIRKVFVVSVPKQEQERADSIPDLPPPRVEHNILFVRLPKGGFGPEPIVVPPPRQENIIYVLSKQGDQTQRVIEVPAHPPSEPEIYFVNYDEGDNPTLPGGLDLQTALGSAVVSGGQRLGTNTASRAAIEDHSNVGESSSTEVDVSEDFHSGLFVSEAGRAASTGTSADNTGDSPSGLYGTP, from the exons ATGAAGCTCCTG GTGATCTCAGTGCTTGCCGTTACGGCGGTTGCGGCGCCTCAAGGGTACAGTCTCACTGAACCCAGGGGAGCTAGTCTTTCAGGAGACAGAGGACACGCTGCTGTTGGAGATGCCTTTGCAGGTGTTAGAGGTGGAGAAATAGAATCCTCACTTATCACTGATATTTCCGCTGATAGCAAACCCTCAGAATCTGTGGCAGATGCTGGTTTTCCATTGACTGCTGGCCTCGCTACTGAATCTGAATCCTCTGTAGGTGTAGTTGAAACTGCAGGTCACTCCTCCTCTACCGCCACTGAAATCACTTCTGATGGGATCGCCGAGTGCCAGGAGGGAGAGGTTCGGCATGTAGATGGCTCCTGCGTCCTTCCAAAAATCATAAGGAAAGTCTTTGTTGTTTCCGTTCCAAAACAGGAACAGGAACGCGCAGACTCTATTCCAGACCTTCCTCCACCAAGAGTAGAACACAATATTCTCTTTGTACGTCTACCCAAAGGAGGATTTGGCCCAGAACCCATTGTTGTTCCTCCACCAAGGCAAGAAAACATCATCTACGTCCTTAGCAAGCAAGGAGATCAAACCCAGCGCGTGATCGAGGTACCAGCTCATCCTCCTTCTGAACCAGAGATTTACTTCGTTAACTATGATGAAGGAGATAACCCAACGCTGCCCGGAGGTCTAGATCTGCAGACTGCTCTTGGTTCGGCAGTAGTTTCTGGTGGGCAACGCTTGGGTACCAACACTGCCTCTAGGGCAGCAATTGAGGATCACAGCAACGTTGGAGAGAGCAGCAGCACTGAAGTAGATGTTAGTGAAGACTTCCACTCAGGATTATTTGTTTCTGAAGCTGGAAGAGCTGCATCCACTGGCACAAGCGCAGACAACACTGGAGACAGTCCATCCGGTCTTTACGGTACTCCGTGA
- the LOC138865831 gene encoding uncharacterized protein — protein sequence MKLLVFSVFAAVAFAAPQGYRLGEPGGAAFSVRESTHAKINDITTASQGTLLTDDGISTDAAYLDNEHTRSEISLISSASTGTRTITETSDEGEDIKTSTDSGRVHSTRADNASDGDLERECPEGEIRHVDGSCVAPEITRKIFVFSVPKQARADNASYPNLPPPRVEHNVLFVRLPKGGAGPEPIIVPPPRQENIIYVLSKQGEQAQRVIEVPAHPPSDPEIYFVNYEEGENPTLPGGLDLHTALGSAAKTSGRSVENAVTLGSGTNERHGNVVGSIDSEEQFDGITGSETIHAGELASLSTSTASQILGDNVNVDGSGNLSFVDVPATHFVLDVAKPDADGLYQTP from the exons ATGAAGCTTCTG GTGTTTTCCGTGTTCGCCGCCGTGGCGTTTGCCGCGCCTCAAGGGTACAGACTAGGAGAACCTGGTGGAGCTGCTTTTTCAGTAAGAGAGTCCACACATGCCAAAATTAATGATATTACAACTGCATCACAAGGTACTTTGTTAACTGATGATGGAATTTCCACTGACGCTGCTTACTTAGACAACGAACATACCAGATCTGAAATTTCGCTAATTTCTAGCGCGTCCACGGGCACACGTACGATCACTGAAACCtcagatgaaggtgaagatatcAAGACCTCAACCGATTCTGGTAGAGTACACTCCACTCGTGCTGACAATGCCTCTGATGGTGACCTCGAAAGAGAATGCCCGGAGGGAGAGATCAGACATGTAGATGGGTCATGCGTTGCCCCGGAAATCACGAGGaaaattttcgttttctctgttcCTAAACAAGCACGAGCAGATAACGCTTCTTATCCTAATCTCCCACCGCCAAGAGTAGAGCACAATGTCCTCTTTGTTCGTCTCCCCAAGGGCGGCGCTGGACCCGAGCCTATCATTGTCCCACCACCTCGACAAGAAAACATTATCTACGTCCTTAGCAAGCAAGGGGAACAGGCTCAACGTGTGATCGAGGTACCTGCCCATCCTCCGTCAGACCCTGAAATATATTTCGTTAattacgaagaaggagaaaaccctACTCTTCCTGGAGGCCTTGATCTCCATACTGCTTTGGGCTCCGCTGCTAAAACTAGCGGTCGTTCAGTTGAAAACGCAGTGACTCTCGGCAGTGGAACAAACGAGAGACACGGTAATGTGGTTGGGAGCATTGACAGTGAGGAGCAGTTCGATGGAATAACAGGCTCTGAAACTATACACGCTGGGGAACTGGCCAGTTTAAGTACATCTACTGCTAGCCAGATTCTGGGTGACAATGTGAACGTAGACGGGAGTGGTAACCTCAGCTTTGTTGATGTACCAGCAACGCATTTTGTGCTAGATGTTGCTAAGCCTGACGCCGATGGACTGTATCAAACCCCATAG
- the LOC138865768 gene encoding uncharacterized protein has protein sequence MQRTLCLPPPRVEHNVLFVRLPKGGAGPEPIIVPPPRQENIIYVLNKQGEQAQRVIEVPAHPPSDPEIYFVNYEEGENPTLPGGLDLHTALGSAAKTSGRSVENAVTLGSGTNERHGNVVGSIDSEEQFDGITGSETIHAGVQANLSTSTASQILGDNVNVDGSGNLSFVDVPATHSVPDVAKPDADGLYQTP, from the exons ATGCAAAGAACGTTATG TCTTCCACCGCCAAGAGTAGAGCACAATGTCCTCTTCGTTCGTCTCCCCAAGGGCGGCGCTGGACCCGAGCCTATCATTGTCCCACCACCTCGACAAGAAAACATTATCTACGTCCTTAACAAGCAAGGGGAACAGGCTCAACGTGTGATCGAGGTACCTGCCCATCCTCCGTCAGACCCTGAAATATATTTCGTTAattacgaagaaggagaaaaccctACTCTTCCTGGAGGCCTTGATCTCCATACTGCTTTGGGCTCCGCTGCTAAAACTAGCGGTCGTTCAGTTGAAAACGCAGTGACTCTCGGCAGTGGAACAAACGAGAGACACGGTAATGTGGTTGGGAGCATTGACAGTGAGGAGCAGTTCGATGGAATAACAGGCTCTGAAACTATACACGCTGGGGTACAGGCCAATTTAAGTACATCTACTGCTAGCCAGATTCTGGGTGACAATGTGAACGTAGACGGGAGTGGTAACCTCAGCTTTGTTGATGTACCAGCAACACATTCTGTGCCGGATGTTGCTAAGCCTGACGCCGATGGACTGTATCAAACCCCATAG